One stretch of Natronobacterium gregoryi SP2 DNA includes these proteins:
- a CDS encoding GNAT family N-acetyltransferase, with amino-acid sequence MKIREATQSDVDAIRSIADRSLGSTYTDFLSEATVSDAIDQWYGDGFEDDLEDDDTLVLVVERDGDVVAFSQTELVGKPHRTGKLLWLHVDPDHRGDGTGVRLLVRTRETLLEAGAEQVQGFVLADNEGGNQFYRDHGFEKAGKREVEIGSETFTEAVYVESELEDEGWGAIDELEVDGETVFISYGEAARGSKSPFYTAYQTEDREKRYGWLCGNCDSLDNAMDTMGRIECNVCGNRRKATRWDASYL; translated from the coding sequence ATGAAAATTCGCGAAGCAACGCAATCGGACGTCGACGCCATCCGATCGATCGCCGACCGCTCACTGGGTTCTACCTACACCGACTTCCTCTCGGAAGCGACAGTTTCGGACGCGATCGACCAGTGGTACGGCGATGGGTTCGAGGACGATCTCGAGGACGACGACACGCTCGTCCTCGTCGTCGAACGCGACGGCGACGTCGTTGCCTTCTCCCAGACCGAACTCGTCGGCAAGCCACACAGAACCGGCAAGTTGCTGTGGCTCCACGTCGATCCCGACCACCGGGGCGACGGCACCGGCGTTCGATTACTGGTCCGGACGCGCGAGACGTTGCTCGAGGCGGGTGCCGAACAAGTTCAGGGATTCGTCCTCGCGGACAACGAAGGCGGCAACCAGTTCTACCGGGATCACGGCTTCGAGAAGGCCGGCAAGCGCGAGGTCGAGATCGGTTCGGAGACGTTCACCGAGGCCGTCTACGTCGAAAGCGAACTCGAGGACGAAGGGTGGGGTGCGATCGACGAACTCGAGGTGGACGGCGAGACGGTCTTTATCAGTTACGGTGAGGCAGCACGTGGCTCGAAATCGCCGTTCTACACCGCCTACCAGACGGAAGATCGCGAGAAGCGGTACGGCTGGCTCTGTGGGAACTGCGACTCGCTGGACAACGCGATGGACACCATGGGTCGCATCGAGTGTAACGTCTGCGGAAATCGGCGGAAAGCAACGCGATGGGACGCGTCGTACCTGTAA
- a CDS encoding PRC-barrel domain-containing protein: MTTILASKLAGTPVLGSDGTEIGTVKNTKMNIESGELTSLLVTPATQRTYGFETESDGSLLVPVGRLRDIDDYLVIDHS, encoded by the coding sequence GTGACGACGATTCTCGCCTCCAAACTCGCCGGCACGCCCGTGTTGGGATCGGACGGTACCGAGATCGGCACTGTCAAGAACACGAAGATGAACATCGAGAGCGGCGAACTGACCTCTCTGCTCGTTACTCCGGCCACACAGCGCACCTACGGGTTCGAGACCGAATCCGACGGTTCGTTACTCGTTCCTGTCGGTCGACTCCGTGATATCGACGATTACCTCGTGATCGATCACTCGTAG
- a CDS encoding flippase, whose product MSTREHIVRGFKATLVSRAVYMLSSALLMIVLARVLNPDGYGALYWAIGILMVVQLFADLGLGKSTARYISEYSERDEGQLPHLLRSAIVYKLVVLTVVAYALLLFHERIAVALGDPDAAPFLAAGVLFIVANSFSGFSMMAFQGFNRLGYSAAVQAVSGATRLVFALGFVGLGFGALGALFGYIVGYAIAGAFGLVLLYYKCYCTYDPADAYEDGLSRRLVEYSIPLTATRSANVIDKRLDVVLVGFFLTPAAVGFYQLGKQITDFLLAPAESLGFTISPNFGEQKASGRLEQARRLYEKSLTHTMLVYIPAAVGLVLVADPFVTMVFPQYQGAIPVLQVLAGFVVLQAVTNLTSDSLDYLGRARHRAIAKGVTSVANFGLNLALIPTIGIVGAAIATVATHTVYVAVNLYILHRELSLRVGRLARSIGTVCGISLVMAVAVSLVTPLVSSLVMLFGAIVLGTVIWAGLAIASGLLDLREVRSVLGSAGGKG is encoded by the coding sequence ATGAGTACACGGGAACACATCGTCCGCGGATTCAAGGCGACGCTCGTCTCTCGCGCGGTCTACATGCTCTCGAGTGCGCTGTTGATGATCGTTCTGGCGCGGGTCCTGAATCCGGACGGCTACGGTGCGCTTTATTGGGCGATCGGGATTCTGATGGTCGTCCAGCTGTTTGCTGACCTGGGCCTGGGCAAGTCGACTGCGCGGTACATCTCCGAGTACAGTGAGAGAGACGAGGGCCAGCTCCCTCACCTGCTTCGGTCGGCGATCGTCTACAAACTGGTCGTACTCACCGTCGTCGCGTACGCGCTGTTGCTCTTTCACGAGCGAATCGCGGTCGCGCTAGGCGACCCTGACGCCGCGCCGTTTCTCGCGGCGGGGGTTCTGTTCATCGTCGCAAACTCCTTTAGCGGCTTTTCGATGATGGCGTTCCAGGGGTTCAACCGACTGGGGTATAGTGCCGCCGTCCAGGCGGTCAGCGGCGCGACGCGGCTCGTCTTCGCTCTCGGCTTCGTCGGACTGGGGTTCGGTGCGCTCGGAGCTCTATTCGGCTACATCGTCGGTTACGCTATCGCGGGGGCGTTTGGCCTCGTGCTCCTCTATTACAAGTGTTACTGCACGTACGACCCTGCCGACGCGTACGAAGACGGACTTTCCCGGCGACTCGTCGAGTACAGCATCCCGCTGACGGCGACCCGGAGCGCGAACGTCATCGACAAGCGTCTCGACGTCGTTCTCGTCGGCTTCTTCCTCACGCCCGCCGCAGTTGGATTCTATCAGCTCGGCAAGCAAATCACCGACTTCCTGCTCGCGCCGGCCGAATCGCTCGGCTTTACGATCTCGCCCAACTTCGGCGAGCAGAAAGCCAGCGGACGACTCGAGCAGGCCCGCCGGCTCTACGAGAAGTCGCTGACTCATACGATGCTGGTCTACATTCCTGCGGCCGTAGGGCTCGTCCTCGTCGCCGACCCGTTCGTCACGATGGTGTTTCCCCAGTACCAGGGAGCGATTCCGGTCTTACAGGTACTCGCGGGGTTCGTCGTCTTGCAGGCGGTCACGAATCTCACCAGCGACAGCCTGGACTATCTCGGTCGTGCTCGCCACCGTGCGATCGCCAAGGGTGTGACGTCAGTCGCCAACTTCGGATTGAATCTCGCGCTCATCCCGACGATCGGCATCGTCGGTGCTGCAATCGCGACTGTCGCCACGCACACGGTGTACGTCGCGGTTAACCTCTATATCCTCCACAGGGAACTCTCGCTTCGGGTCGGTCGACTCGCCCGGTCTATCGGGACAGTGTGTGGGATCTCGCTGGTGATGGCAGTCGCCGTCTCGCTCGTAACGCCGCTGGTCTCGAGTCTCGTGATGCTGTTCGGTGCGATCGTGCTCGGGACGGTGATCTGGGCGGGGTTGGCGATTGCGAGCGGCTTGCTCGATTTACGAGAGGTTCGGTCGGTACTCGGCTCTGCCGGTGGAAAGGGGTGA
- a CDS encoding DNA-3-methyladenine glycosylase family protein gives MFEAAHSVLRKDPVMAELVDRHDPYVEPDWGEYERLCISIINQQLSTASATAVRERVFDVLDGDVTPERVLSADDAALRDAGLSRRKVEYVQNAARAFQEHDYSRAGLADSSNEEVVDRLTEITGIGEWTARMYLLFVLERPDVLPLGDLAIRRGIEELYADGEELTRAEMREIAKQWRPYRSVATRYVWAEYESDSKSDDC, from the coding sequence ATGTTCGAAGCGGCCCACTCGGTCCTGCGAAAGGACCCCGTGATGGCGGAGCTCGTCGATCGCCACGATCCGTACGTCGAACCGGACTGGGGCGAGTACGAGCGCCTTTGTATTTCGATTATCAACCAGCAACTGTCGACTGCCAGCGCGACGGCCGTCCGCGAACGCGTGTTCGACGTTCTCGACGGTGACGTAACCCCCGAGCGAGTGCTGTCCGCCGACGACGCCGCGCTCCGCGACGCGGGCCTCTCCCGGCGCAAGGTCGAGTACGTGCAAAACGCCGCTCGAGCGTTTCAGGAGCACGACTACTCTCGAGCGGGGCTGGCCGACTCTTCCAACGAGGAGGTGGTCGATCGACTCACCGAAATCACGGGCATCGGGGAGTGGACGGCCCGAATGTACCTCCTGTTCGTCCTCGAGCGCCCGGACGTGCTTCCGCTCGGAGACCTCGCGATCCGTCGGGGTATCGAGGAACTGTACGCGGATGGCGAAGAACTGACTCGAGCGGAGATGCGCGAAATCGCAAAACAGTGGCGACCGTACCGTAGCGTCGCGACCCGATACGTCTGGGCAGAGTACGAATCGGACTCGAAGAGCGACGACTGCTGA
- a CDS encoding VOC family protein, with product MDHDHADPNRLGQLHHVELYVSDFETSVDFWGWWLTELGYERKDEWDGGRSWINGPTYVVIVQADDDTAAFDRRTPGLNHLAFHADSREQVDYLTECARARDDSRVLYEDQHPYAGGYYALYCESPKGLKLEAIAPDSSG from the coding sequence ATGGACCACGACCACGCCGACCCGAACAGGCTCGGACAACTCCATCACGTCGAACTCTACGTCTCGGACTTCGAGACATCAGTCGACTTCTGGGGGTGGTGGCTGACGGAACTGGGGTACGAACGGAAAGACGAGTGGGATGGCGGGCGGTCGTGGATCAACGGACCGACCTACGTCGTGATCGTGCAGGCGGACGACGATACCGCGGCGTTCGATCGACGGACACCCGGTCTGAACCACCTCGCCTTCCATGCGGATTCGCGAGAACAGGTCGACTACCTCACCGAGTGCGCCCGCGCTCGAGACGACTCGCGCGTCCTCTACGAAGACCAGCACCCCTACGCAGGTGGCTACTACGCGCTCTACTGCGAGAGTCCCAAGGGGCTCAAACTCGAGGCGATCGCTCCAGATTCGTCCGGTTAG
- a CDS encoding succinate dehydrogenase hydrophobic membrane anchor subunit, translating into MSERYSTFTPGGTGWLLQRITAAFLVVVLAFHFFQLHFVNHAADVTFAGTQARMENVGYFLTMVLFLIAGAFHGLNGVYNALVNQGLKGTPKKIVFWVLVIAGVALIVQGTYVALAMAGWS; encoded by the coding sequence GTGTCCGAACGCTACTCCACGTTCACGCCTGGTGGAACTGGATGGCTCCTCCAGCGGATCACGGCGGCGTTTCTCGTCGTCGTGCTCGCCTTCCACTTCTTCCAGCTTCACTTCGTCAATCACGCGGCCGACGTGACGTTCGCTGGCACGCAGGCCCGAATGGAAAACGTTGGCTACTTCCTGACGATGGTGTTGTTCCTGATCGCCGGCGCATTCCACGGCCTGAACGGCGTCTACAACGCCCTAGTCAACCAGGGCCTCAAGGGGACCCCAAAGAAAATCGTGTTCTGGGTCCTTGTCATCGCAGGTGTCGCGTTGATCGTCCAAGGGACCTACGTCGCACTCGCTATGGCGGGATGGAGCTAA
- the sdhC gene encoding succinate dehydrogenase, cytochrome b556 subunit — protein sequence MSQSYNRGLIEDFGRWKEFSAGMWAWIFHKFTGWMLIGYLFTHIAVLSTAIGAAQGEEVTVSAEALPNVDGTGEVSVDIYTATLGGLEGLVIVRVLEIGLLAVAVFHILNGLRLLMIDLGIGLEAQDKSFYASLILTGVITVASVPTFLAGVF from the coding sequence ATGAGTCAGTCTTACAATCGCGGCCTCATCGAGGACTTCGGTCGCTGGAAGGAGTTCTCGGCCGGGATGTGGGCGTGGATCTTCCACAAGTTCACCGGGTGGATGCTGATCGGCTACCTGTTTACCCACATCGCGGTGCTGAGCACGGCGATCGGGGCGGCACAGGGCGAAGAAGTAACGGTTAGCGCGGAGGCGCTGCCGAACGTCGACGGAACGGGAGAAGTCTCCGTCGACATATACACGGCAACCCTCGGGGGACTCGAGGGGTTGGTCATCGTCCGTGTCCTCGAGATTGGCCTGCTCGCGGTAGCCGTGTTCCACATCTTGAACGGCCTTCGGCTGCTCATGATCGACCTCGGAATCGGCCTCGAGGCACAGGACAAGAGCTTCTACGCGTCGCTGATCCTGACGGGAGTTATCACCGTCGCCAGCGTCCCAACGTTCCTCGCGGGGGTGTTCTAG
- the katG gene encoding catalase/peroxidase HPI yields the protein MIGSDQDWWPNQLDLEILDQNAEQVDPRGEDFDYAEEFEKLDLEEVKEDIEDVLTTSQEWWPADYGHYGPLMIRMAWHSAGTYRTNDGRGGADGGRQRLPPLNSWPDNANLDKARRVLWPVKQKYGRSLSWADLMILAGNVSLESMGFETFGFGGGREDDFKPDKSAYWGPENEMEESDRFSDDGELEDPLGATVMGLIYVNPEGPDGEPDPEAAAERIRESFGRMAMNDEETAALIAGGHTFGKVHGADDPDEHVGAEPEAAPIEQQGLGWESEYGSGKGADTITSGIEGPWTSAPTQWDTGFIDNLLNYKWWPEKGPGGAWQWTTQDGELDESAPGVEDPSEKEDVMMLTTDVALKRDPDYREILERFQENPMAFGMAFAKAWYKLTHRDMGPPERLLGPEVPDEEMIWQDPLPDADYDLIGDEEVAELKAKILDSELSTSQLVKTAWAAASTYRDSDKRGGANGARIRLEPQRSWEVNEPDQLETVLQTYEGMQEEFNSSRSDDVRVSLADLIVLGGNAAVEQAAAEAGYDVDVPFEPGRTDATQEQTDVDSFEALKPDADGFRNYLPDAHERPAEELLINKADLLDLTADEMTVLVGGLRTLGATYQDTDLGVFTDEPEALTNDFFETVLDMGYEWEQVDGEEVYELRDRETGEVEYTGSRVDLIFGSHSRLRAISEVYAAEDGEEQLVEEFVDAWTKVMQADRFDLE from the coding sequence ATGATAGGCTCTGATCAAGACTGGTGGCCGAACCAACTGGATCTCGAGATTCTCGACCAGAACGCCGAACAGGTCGACCCGCGGGGCGAAGACTTCGACTACGCCGAGGAGTTCGAAAAGCTCGACCTCGAGGAGGTAAAAGAAGACATCGAGGACGTACTGACGACGTCCCAGGAGTGGTGGCCAGCGGACTACGGCCACTACGGCCCGCTGATGATCCGGATGGCGTGGCACAGTGCCGGCACGTACCGAACCAACGACGGTCGGGGTGGTGCTGACGGCGGTCGACAGCGTCTCCCGCCGCTGAACAGTTGGCCCGACAACGCGAACCTCGACAAGGCACGTCGCGTGCTCTGGCCCGTCAAGCAAAAGTACGGTCGGAGCCTCTCGTGGGCCGACCTGATGATCTTGGCCGGCAACGTCTCCCTGGAGTCGATGGGCTTCGAGACGTTCGGCTTCGGTGGCGGCCGCGAGGACGACTTCAAGCCGGACAAATCCGCCTACTGGGGCCCCGAGAACGAGATGGAGGAGTCCGATCGCTTCAGCGACGACGGCGAACTCGAGGACCCACTCGGCGCGACCGTGATGGGGCTCATCTACGTCAACCCAGAGGGTCCGGACGGCGAACCTGATCCGGAAGCGGCGGCGGAACGAATCCGAGAGTCGTTCGGCCGCATGGCGATGAACGACGAGGAGACGGCCGCGCTGATCGCCGGCGGACACACGTTCGGGAAAGTCCACGGTGCCGACGACCCCGACGAGCACGTCGGCGCCGAGCCCGAAGCGGCCCCCATCGAGCAGCAGGGACTGGGCTGGGAGAGCGAGTACGGTTCCGGAAAAGGAGCCGACACGATTACCAGCGGCATCGAAGGGCCGTGGACGTCCGCGCCAACTCAGTGGGACACCGGCTTCATCGACAACCTGCTGAACTACAAGTGGTGGCCCGAGAAGGGCCCCGGCGGTGCCTGGCAGTGGACCACCCAGGACGGCGAACTCGACGAGTCCGCACCCGGCGTCGAAGACCCATCGGAGAAAGAGGACGTGATGATGCTGACGACGGACGTCGCGCTGAAGCGTGACCCCGACTATCGGGAAATCCTCGAACGCTTCCAGGAGAACCCCATGGCGTTCGGGATGGCCTTCGCGAAGGCCTGGTACAAGCTGACCCACCGCGACATGGGCCCGCCGGAGCGACTCCTCGGTCCGGAAGTACCGGACGAGGAGATGATCTGGCAGGACCCGCTCCCGGACGCGGACTACGACCTGATCGGGGACGAGGAAGTCGCCGAGCTCAAAGCGAAAATTCTCGACTCGGAGCTCTCGACCTCCCAGCTTGTCAAGACCGCCTGGGCCGCTGCCTCGACCTACCGCGACAGCGACAAGCGCGGCGGCGCGAACGGTGCTCGCATCCGCCTCGAGCCCCAGCGTAGCTGGGAGGTCAACGAGCCCGATCAGCTCGAGACGGTGCTTCAGACCTACGAAGGGATGCAAGAAGAGTTCAACAGCTCGCGTTCCGACGACGTGCGCGTCTCGCTTGCGGACCTGATCGTGCTGGGTGGCAACGCCGCCGTCGAGCAGGCCGCAGCCGAGGCCGGCTACGACGTCGACGTGCCGTTCGAGCCGGGTCGTACCGACGCCACGCAAGAACAGACCGACGTCGACTCCTTCGAGGCGCTCAAGCCCGACGCCGACGGGTTCCGGAACTACCTCCCGGACGCCCACGAGCGTCCGGCCGAAGAACTGCTGATCAACAAGGCCGACCTGCTCGACCTGACGGCCGACGAGATGACGGTGCTGGTCGGTGGCCTGCGAACGCTGGGTGCGACCTACCAGGACACGGACCTGGGCGTCTTCACCGACGAGCCGGAAGCCCTGACCAACGACTTCTTCGAGACTGTCCTCGATATGGGCTACGAGTGGGAGCAAGTCGACGGCGAAGAAGTCTACGAACTGCGCGACCGCGAGACCGGCGAGGTCGAGTACACGGGCAGCCGCGTCGACCTCATCTTCGGCTCGCACTCCCGGCTGCGAGCCATCTCGGAGGTCTACGCCGCCGAAGACGGCGAAGAGCAACTCGTCGAAGAGTTCGTCGACGCCTGGACCAAGGTAATGCAAGCCGACCGGTTCGACCTCGAGTAA
- a CDS encoding MMPL family transporter: MKRTRGDESDSSSAGERLLGVITGWSKTVIATMLVLSLILGNGILLLEEEASLEQFEADLEEADEYDAAQERFGVEANETTTQVVLRGDDVLSNESLLETLAFQRELRENETVRESLVEDDPFQGLSEIVATASVQGDEADLVEDRFEDLENESEALEADVDTAVELIDEARDLREANEENELAYELEAIDEEVYEFERARLEDEAAAVEDRAQDAFADEEYEAFEKLLVNASEAQGELFRLGVRHEFDGLDDEEFERRTAELGVQLEGIYDAVEEEVFADAAAEIEAERVALEERSGRAVELLNETRAVQEAYAENELAFETGQIDEGTYEAERERLESEFAAVHAEARETLTDEEYAVFASLLLDTREVQGELFQVGVQFERGQIGQAEFQQRTAELGAQLEGIYDAVEEEVFADAAAEIEAERVALEERSERAVELLNETRDIQAVYVENELAFELEAIDEETYEGERAGLETEFEAVDEEARETLTDEEYAAFAELLAETRTVQGELIEVGFSAQFDPISVDEFEERTGELSAELEEIYGAVEDDVFAARIATVERWGDDLEEQAQEEIPDLELTFDEQFEEIEGMNQSEVENVTEETLGDDAQRELFLFVPRDFETGSATADARMLFVTQQTEEAEALAFDADDEIVDQQIALAEIADDRFGDDALVFGGGILADEIDRSMIDSFTLVLPLAALFVVVVLTIVYRDLLDIVLGLFGIGLVLVWTFGFMGWTGIEFNQIMIAVPVLLIGLSIDYSIHVFMRHREQRRRAASEDEAAPRKAMTVVLVGLGIAFLWVTTTAAIGFLSNVVSPIEPIQEFGIASAFGIVSAFAIFGALVPAVKVELDEVFEWLGMDRRKPAFGTGGGRISKVLSLGQKASDQSPWLVVALVVVLTASGTIGAIQIDTTFDDEDFIADDPPEWAQELPEPLAVGEYETDASLSYVDERFLRLDERLHVVVDGNVTQNDTLERIDEAETLADELETTIILPNDEPHVTSPLSEMQAAAAQNETFNETFTDADTTGDDIPDEDLEDVYDEFVEADEDRAVDVLNWTEQDEDSSTGREYEALQLLVSVDADADAEHVTADGRAIAAEIEGDGLEAAATGQPIVFDAVEDDVFQAVFESLLVSIAGVFLVLMIAYRVRYGSATLGAITLAPIVLSVTWILGTMHLLSIPFNVVTGTITSLTIGLGVAYNIHMTERFMIERGREESLQDALHRSVTGTGGALFGSAGTTALGFGMLVFAILTVLEQFAIIIALTIAYAFLGSVFVLPSFLVLWHRHVERTDAFGGSEPTERP; this comes from the coding sequence ATGAAACGAACTCGAGGGGACGAGTCGGACTCTTCGAGCGCGGGCGAACGTCTCCTCGGCGTGATAACCGGGTGGAGCAAGACGGTGATCGCCACGATGCTCGTGCTCTCGCTGATACTTGGGAACGGAATTCTCCTCCTCGAGGAAGAGGCGTCTCTCGAGCAGTTCGAGGCCGACCTCGAGGAGGCCGACGAATACGACGCCGCCCAGGAGCGGTTCGGTGTCGAGGCAAACGAGACGACGACCCAGGTCGTGCTACGCGGTGACGATGTCCTCTCGAACGAGTCGTTGCTCGAGACGCTTGCCTTCCAACGCGAGTTGCGGGAGAACGAGACAGTACGTGAGAGTCTCGTCGAAGACGATCCGTTCCAGGGACTGTCGGAAATCGTCGCGACTGCGTCCGTCCAGGGCGACGAAGCCGACCTCGTCGAAGACAGGTTCGAGGATCTGGAAAACGAGTCCGAAGCGCTCGAAGCAGACGTCGACACCGCCGTCGAACTGATCGACGAGGCCCGCGACTTGCGGGAGGCCAACGAGGAGAACGAACTCGCGTACGAACTCGAGGCGATCGACGAGGAAGTGTACGAATTCGAGCGCGCGCGTCTCGAGGACGAAGCGGCGGCTGTCGAAGACAGAGCGCAGGACGCCTTCGCCGACGAGGAGTACGAGGCGTTCGAGAAGTTGCTCGTAAACGCCAGCGAGGCCCAGGGCGAACTGTTCCGTCTCGGGGTCAGACACGAGTTCGACGGCCTCGACGACGAGGAATTCGAACGGCGCACGGCCGAACTCGGTGTGCAACTCGAGGGGATCTACGACGCTGTCGAGGAGGAGGTTTTCGCCGACGCGGCTGCCGAAATCGAGGCCGAACGCGTGGCACTCGAGGAGCGCTCGGGGCGGGCGGTCGAGTTGCTAAACGAGACTCGCGCCGTCCAGGAGGCCTACGCCGAAAACGAGCTGGCGTTCGAGACCGGCCAGATCGACGAGGGGACCTACGAGGCCGAGCGCGAGCGTCTCGAAAGCGAGTTCGCGGCCGTTCACGCGGAGGCCCGCGAGACGCTGACCGACGAGGAGTACGCGGTCTTCGCGAGCCTGCTTTTGGACACGCGAGAGGTACAGGGCGAACTGTTTCAGGTCGGTGTCCAGTTCGAACGGGGACAGATCGGCCAGGCAGAGTTCCAACAGCGCACGGCCGAACTCGGCGCGCAACTCGAGGGGATCTACGACGCTGTCGAGGAAGAGGTTTTCGCCGACGCGGCTGCCGAAATCGAGGCCGAACGCGTGGCACTCGAGGAGCGCTCGGAGCGGGCAGTCGAACTGCTAAACGAGACGCGCGACATCCAGGCGGTCTACGTCGAGAACGAACTTGCCTTCGAACTCGAGGCGATCGACGAGGAGACCTACGAAGGCGAGCGCGCCGGTCTCGAAACCGAGTTCGAGGCAGTCGACGAAGAGGCCCGCGAGACGTTGACCGACGAGGAGTACGCGGCCTTCGCGGAACTGCTCGCGGAGACCCGCACGGTTCAGGGTGAACTGATCGAAGTTGGGTTCAGTGCACAGTTCGACCCGATTTCGGTGGACGAGTTCGAAGAACGAACCGGCGAACTCTCCGCGGAACTCGAGGAGATATACGGAGCTGTCGAGGACGACGTTTTCGCCGCTAGAATTGCGACGGTAGAGCGGTGGGGAGACGACTTGGAGGAGCAGGCGCAAGAGGAGATTCCGGATCTCGAGTTGACGTTCGACGAACAGTTCGAGGAGATAGAGGGGATGAACCAGTCGGAGGTCGAGAACGTGACGGAGGAGACCCTTGGCGACGACGCCCAGCGGGAGTTGTTCCTGTTCGTTCCACGTGACTTCGAGACTGGCTCGGCGACGGCCGACGCTAGGATGTTGTTCGTGACTCAGCAGACTGAGGAGGCCGAGGCGCTTGCCTTTGACGCGGACGACGAGATCGTCGACCAGCAGATCGCGCTGGCGGAAATCGCAGACGACCGGTTCGGCGACGATGCGCTCGTGTTCGGGGGTGGGATTTTAGCCGACGAGATCGACCGGTCGATGATAGACAGTTTCACGCTCGTTTTACCACTTGCAGCACTGTTCGTTGTCGTCGTGTTGACGATCGTCTACCGCGACCTGCTCGACATCGTGTTGGGGCTGTTCGGGATCGGTCTGGTGCTCGTCTGGACGTTCGGGTTCATGGGCTGGACGGGGATCGAGTTCAACCAGATCATGATCGCGGTACCGGTGTTGCTCATCGGATTGAGTATCGACTATTCGATCCACGTGTTCATGCGACACCGGGAGCAGCGCAGACGAGCGGCGAGTGAAGACGAAGCCGCGCCCAGGAAGGCGATGACAGTCGTCCTGGTCGGACTCGGTATCGCGTTTCTCTGGGTCACGACGACGGCGGCGATCGGTTTTCTCTCGAACGTGGTCAGTCCGATCGAGCCGATCCAGGAGTTCGGGATCGCAAGCGCGTTCGGCATCGTCTCTGCGTTCGCTATCTTCGGCGCGCTCGTGCCGGCGGTCAAAGTCGAACTCGACGAAGTGTTCGAGTGGCTCGGCATGGACCGACGGAAGCCAGCGTTCGGAACCGGTGGCGGCCGGATCTCCAAGGTGTTGTCGCTGGGGCAGAAAGCGTCCGATCAGAGTCCATGGCTCGTCGTCGCTCTCGTGGTGGTACTTACGGCAAGCGGCACGATCGGCGCTATCCAGATCGATACGACCTTCGACGACGAAGATTTCATCGCCGACGATCCTCCGGAGTGGGCACAGGAATTGCCCGAACCCCTCGCAGTCGGCGAGTACGAGACCGACGCGAGCCTCTCGTACGTCGACGAACGATTCCTCAGGTTAGACGAGCGGTTGCACGTCGTCGTCGACGGGAACGTGACCCAAAACGATACGTTAGAGCGGATCGACGAAGCGGAAACGCTGGCTGATGAACTCGAGACGACGATCATCCTCCCGAACGACGAGCCACACGTCACCAGTCCGCTGTCGGAAATGCAAGCGGCCGCCGCACAGAACGAGACGTTCAACGAGACGTTCACCGACGCGGATACGACCGGCGACGACATCCCCGATGAGGATCTCGAGGACGTCTACGACGAGTTCGTCGAAGCCGACGAGGACCGTGCTGTCGACGTGCTCAACTGGACCGAGCAAGACGAGGACTCGTCTACTGGCCGCGAGTACGAGGCGCTTCAGTTGCTCGTCTCGGTCGACGCCGACGCGGATGCCGAACACGTGACGGCGGACGGCCGGGCGATCGCAGCCGAAATAGAGGGAGATGGACTCGAGGCGGCGGCGACTGGGCAGCCGATCGTCTTCGATGCCGTCGAAGACGACGTTTTCCAGGCAGTGTTCGAGAGTCTCCTCGTGAGTATAGCGGGGGTGTTCCTCGTGCTCATGATCGCCTATCGGGTGCGATACGGGAGCGCGACCCTCGGAGCGATCACCCTCGCACCGATCGTCCTCTCTGTGACCTGGATACTCGGGACGATGCATCTGCTGTCGATTCCGTTCAACGTCGTGACCGGAACGATCACGAGCTTGACGATCGGACTCGGCGTCGCCTACAACATCCACATGACCGAACGGTTTATGATCGAACGGGGACGCGAAGAGTCACTGCAGGATGCCCTCCATCGGAGCGTCACGGGAACCGGCGGGGCGCTGTTTGGCAGCGCCGGGACGACCGCCCTGGGATTCGGAATGCTCGTGTTCGCTATCCTGACGGTGCTCGAGCAGTTCGCCATAATCATCGCGTTGACGATCGCGTACGCGTTTCTGGGGAGCGTCTTCGTCCTTCCGAGTTTCCTTGTTCTGTGGCATCGACACGTCGAACGGACAGACGCTTTCGGTGGGAGTGAGCCGACGGAACGGCCGTGA